The Daucus carota subsp. sativus chromosome 7, DH1 v3.0, whole genome shotgun sequence genome window below encodes:
- the LOC108196206 gene encoding phosphoglucomutase, cytoplasmic produces the protein MVFKVTRVESAPIEGQKPGTSGLRKKVKVFTQPHYLHNFVQSTFNALSAEKVKGATLVVSGDGRYYSKDAIQIIIKMAAANGVRRVWVGQNGLLSTPAVSAVIRERVGADGSKASGSFILTASHNPGGPNEDFGIKYNMENGGPAPEGITDKIYENTKTIKEYLIAEGLPDVDISVTGITNFEGPDGQFDVDVFDSASDYVKLMKSIFDFQSIQKLIASPQFSFCYDALHGVAGAYAKRIFVEELGAQESSLLNCVPKEDFGGGHPDPNLTYAKELVARMGLGKSQAEQEPPEFGAAADGDADRNMVLGKRFFVTPSDSVAIIAANAVQSIPYFSAGLKGVARSMPTSAALDVVAKNLNLKFFEVPTGWKFFGNLMDAGMCSVCGEESFGTGSDHIREKDGIWAVLAWLSIIAYKNKENLGGGKLVTVEDIVRQHWATYGRHYYTRYDYENVDAGAAKELMAYLVKLQSSLGDVNKIVKEIRSDVSNVANADEFEYKDPVDGSISKHQGIRYLFEDGSRLVFRLSGTGSEGATIRLYIEQYEQDSSKIGRDSSEALAPLVDVALKLSKMQEFTGRSAPTVIT, from the exons ATGGTGTTCAAGGTAACGCGTGTCGAATCTGCGCCAATCGAAGGCCAAAAACCAGGCACTTCTGGTCTCAGGAAGAAg GTGAAAGTATTCACACAACCTCATTACTTGCATAATTTTGTTCAGTCTACCTTCAATGCCCTGTCAGCAGAGAAAGTCAAAG GTGCTACACTTGTTGTTTCTGGTGATGGCCGCTACTACTCAAAAGATGCTATCCAG ATAATAATCAAAATGGCAGCTGCAAATGGAGTAAGACGTGTCTGGGTTGGTCAAAATGGACTGCTATCCACTCCTGCCGTATCAGCTGTAATACGAGAAAGGGTTGGGGCTGAT GGATCCAAGGCATCAGGATCATTCATATTAACTGCAAGCCACAACCCAGGTGGTCCGAATGAG GACTTTGGAATTAAATACAACATGGAAAATGGTGGACCTGCGCCTGAAGGAATCACAgacaaaatatatgaaaatacaaaAACGATAAAGGAGTACTTGATCGCTGAAGGCCTTCCAGAT GTGGATATCTCTGTAACTGGTATAACAAACTTTGAGGGTCCTGATGGTCAGTTTGATGTGGATGTATTTGACTCAGCTAGTGATTATGTGAAATTGATGAA GTCAATATTTGATTTCCAGTCTATCCAGAAGTTGATTGCGTCTCCCCAATTCTCATTTTG TTATGATGCACTGCATGGAGTTGCTGGTGCTTATGCTAAGCGTATATTTGTCGAAGAACTGGGTGCACAGGAAAGCTCATTGTTGAACTGCGTGCCAAAG GAGGACTTTGGCGGAGGACACCCAGATCCCAATCTTACCTATGCAAAGGAGTTGGTAGCACGTATGGGATTGGGTAAATCACAGGCTGAACAGGAGCCCCCAGAATTCGGTGCCGCCGCTGATGGTGATGCAGATCGTAACATGGTCCTTGGTAAAAG GTTTTTCGTGACACCATCTGACTCCGTTGCTATTATTGCTGCAAATGCAGTCCAATCCATACCTTACTTCTCAGCTGGTCTTAAAGGCGTTGCCAG GAGTATGCCTACGTCAGCTGCTCTTGATGTTGTAGCCAAAAATTTGAACTTGAAGTTTTTTGAG GTGCCCACTGGATGGAAGTTTTTTGGCAACTTGATGGATGCTGGCATGTGTTCAGTTTGTGGTGAAGAAAGTTTTGGAACTG GCTCGGATCATATACGTGAGAAAGACGGCATATGGGCTGTTCTGGCGTGGTTATCTATCATCGCTTACAAGAATAAAGAGAATCTTGGCGGGGGAAAACTTGTGACTGTTGAAGACATTGTGCGCCAGCATTGGGCAACCTATGGACGACACTATTATACACGATATGATTATGag AATGTTGATGCAGGTGCAGCAAAGGAATTAATGGCGTACTTGGTCAAACTGCAATCTTCTCTCGGCGATGTTAACAA AATCGTTAAAGAAATACGGTCCGATGTGTCAAATGTTGCCAATGCTGATGAATTCGAATACAAAGATCCTGTGGATGGTTCTATCTCTAAGCATCAGGGTATTAGATATCTGTTTGAAGATGGATCACGTTTG GTTTTCCGTCTATCTGGAACTGGTTCTGAGGGTGCTACTATTCGTCTTTATATTGAGCAATATGAACAAGATTCATCTAAGATTGGAAGGGATTCTTCAGAAGCACTCGCTCCTCTG GTTGATGTTGCTCTTAAATTGTCAAAGATGCAAGAATTTACTGGACGATCCGCCCCAACTGTCATTACATAA